A stretch of bacterium DNA encodes these proteins:
- a CDS encoding DPP IV N-terminal domain-containing protein — protein sequence MILPFFAEQGSAQYFGKNKVQYTDFDWYYIQSEHFDVYYANDGYELAAFTARAAEVALESVQKTLGYRITQRIPFIVYNSHNDFQQTNVVGSYLEEGIGGVTELFKNRVVIPFEGSYSQFRHVIHHELVHAVINEMFYGGSFQAAVSNRIQLVLPLWMNEGLAEYEALGGWDTNSDMFIRDASTSNYLPPIQYLGGYFAYRGGQSVWWYISEKYGEQKIAEVLNSIRSRRSVDRGLKESIGLDLKELSERWMNEQKKLYYPDVAIRESPRDYAKRLTDHNKAGAFYNTSPAISPSGDRIAFISNRDDYFGVYMMSAIDGSNVRKILDGNNTNDFEELHLLTPGLTWSPDGKFLALASKAGANDAISIVDAESGDYEALPVSKDGIFSVQWSPDGGRIAYVGNSTIQSDIWVYDLKEKRTRKLMDDVFNDAEPSWSPDGKYIYFSSDRQQYLEPSALPEDFNIFEHDYNQMDLYRVEVENGRIERLTSTPNADESYPIVSPEGDKLLFIADRNGIKNLYIHEFESGREYPITNSLSGVYQMSISEDGKKLAFSSMFEAGFDIFLLKSPFEREAVDELPPTVYLERRIQEKDMESTGASLASATAVPDDTASEEENVAVGNDVVIQLGQQQDADDTLTTTKAGKDRILFGGDLGGRDPEAQRAAFALQNYKKENGEFVINKYKLSFSADLVYGNAGFSTFYGVLGTTQMAFSDMLGNHQIMFLTNLIGDLKNSDYALGYYYLPGRIDWGVQGFHSARFLLSYTGGDYEDLVRYRQYGFGLSASYPFNKFNRLEGSVTWMNLSQENLDRVDLPISERSVIVPNIGFVHDNSLWGGWSPVRGSRYEVRAFGSPGLGSSSLTFLSATFDYRKYWRFWSDFSFVLRGSGGGSFGRNPQRFFLGGTDNWINRTFENGRIPINSEEDFAFLTAALPMRGYNYNARIVTRYGLGNAELRFPLVKYFLGGVLPYILQTVNGAIFLDVGAAVDTFDNFKAFERDANGNLINGDLLIGTGVGARMWFLGFPLKFDIAWAHHGGGFSSPKYYFSLGADF from the coding sequence ATGATACTGCCGTTCTTTGCTGAGCAGGGAAGTGCGCAGTATTTCGGGAAGAACAAGGTGCAGTACACGGATTTCGACTGGTATTACATTCAGTCGGAACATTTTGATGTGTATTACGCGAACGACGGGTATGAGCTCGCCGCCTTCACCGCGCGCGCTGCGGAAGTGGCGCTTGAAAGTGTGCAGAAGACCCTCGGATACCGCATTACACAGCGCATCCCCTTCATTGTCTACAACTCCCACAACGACTTTCAGCAGACGAATGTCGTCGGCAGTTACCTCGAAGAGGGCATCGGCGGTGTGACGGAGCTGTTCAAAAACCGCGTCGTGATTCCCTTTGAGGGCTCATATTCGCAGTTCCGGCATGTGATTCACCACGAGTTGGTGCATGCCGTGATCAACGAGATGTTCTACGGCGGGTCTTTCCAGGCAGCGGTGTCGAACCGTATCCAGCTCGTGCTGCCGCTGTGGATGAATGAAGGACTGGCGGAGTATGAAGCGCTCGGTGGCTGGGATACGAATTCCGACATGTTCATTCGCGATGCGTCGACGAGCAATTACCTGCCGCCGATTCAGTATCTGGGCGGATATTTTGCCTATCGCGGGGGACAGTCGGTCTGGTGGTATATCAGCGAAAAATACGGGGAGCAGAAAATCGCCGAAGTACTCAACAGCATCCGTTCCCGGCGTAGTGTCGATCGCGGGTTGAAAGAGTCTATCGGACTCGATCTCAAGGAACTGTCAGAGCGCTGGATGAATGAGCAGAAGAAACTGTACTACCCGGATGTCGCCATCCGGGAGTCTCCGCGCGACTACGCGAAACGGCTCACGGATCACAACAAGGCGGGTGCGTTTTATAATACGAGTCCGGCCATTTCCCCGTCGGGTGATCGCATCGCCTTTATTTCCAACCGTGACGACTATTTCGGCGTGTACATGATGTCTGCCATTGACGGCAGCAACGTGCGTAAAATCCTTGACGGAAATAACACGAACGATTTTGAAGAACTGCATCTGCTGACGCCCGGCCTCACCTGGTCGCCGGACGGCAAGTTCCTGGCTCTGGCATCCAAAGCGGGAGCGAACGACGCCATCAGCATCGTGGATGCGGAAAGCGGTGATTACGAGGCTCTTCCGGTCAGCAAGGACGGCATCTTCTCCGTGCAGTGGTCCCCTGACGGCGGTCGCATTGCCTATGTCGGGAATTCCACCATACAGAGCGATATCTGGGTGTATGACCTGAAGGAAAAACGCACGCGAAAACTGATGGATGACGTGTTCAATGATGCGGAGCCGTCATGGTCGCCGGATGGAAAGTACATTTACTTCTCAAGTGACCGGCAGCAGTATCTCGAGCCATCGGCGCTGCCGGAAGATTTCAACATCTTTGAACATGATTACAACCAAATGGACCTGTATCGCGTCGAGGTGGAAAACGGTCGCATCGAGCGACTCACGAGTACGCCGAATGCCGACGAAAGCTATCCCATCGTGAGTCCCGAAGGCGACAAACTGCTGTTCATCGCCGACAGGAACGGTATCAAGAACCTGTACATCCATGAATTCGAGAGTGGGAGAGAGTATCCCATCACCAATTCCCTGAGCGGCGTGTATCAGATGTCGATCTCAGAGGACGGAAAAAAACTGGCGTTCTCGTCCATGTTTGAAGCTGGCTTCGACATTTTCCTGCTCAAGTCTCCCTTCGAGCGGGAAGCCGTAGACGAGCTTCCGCCGACGGTATATCTCGAGCGGCGTATCCAGGAAAAGGATATGGAGAGTACCGGGGCATCGCTGGCGAGTGCGACAGCAGTTCCCGACGACACTGCTTCCGAGGAGGAAAACGTTGCCGTCGGCAATGATGTCGTTATTCAGCTTGGCCAGCAGCAGGATGCGGACGACACGCTTACGACCACGAAAGCGGGAAAGGACCGTATCCTCTTCGGCGGAGATCTGGGGGGACGCGATCCGGAGGCACAACGCGCCGCGTTCGCGCTGCAGAACTACAAGAAGGAGAACGGCGAGTTTGTCATCAACAAATACAAGCTCAGCTTTTCTGCTGACCTCGTGTATGGCAATGCCGGCTTCAGTACGTTCTACGGCGTTCTGGGAACGACGCAGATGGCGTTCAGCGACATGCTCGGCAATCATCAGATCATGTTCCTCACGAATCTGATCGGTGATCTGAAAAACAGCGATTACGCGCTGGGCTATTACTATCTGCCGGGACGCATTGACTGGGGCGTGCAGGGATTCCACAGCGCGCGCTTTCTGCTCAGCTACACCGGTGGTGACTATGAAGATCTCGTACGCTACCGGCAATATGGATTCGGTCTCAGCGCATCGTATCCCTTCAACAAATTCAATCGTCTCGAAGGATCCGTGACCTGGATGAATCTTTCCCAGGAAAACCTTGACCGCGTCGATTTGCCCATCAGTGAACGTTCCGTCATCGTCCCCAATATCGGCTTCGTGCATGACAACAGCCTCTGGGGTGGCTGGTCCCCTGTACGCGGTTCACGCTACGAAGTGCGCGCGTTCGGAAGTCCGGGCCTCGGCAGTTCCTCGTTGACATTCCTTTCCGCCACGTTCGACTATCGAAAGTACTGGCGTTTCTGGAGTGATTTCTCCTTCGTGCTGCGCGGATCGGGCGGCGGCAGTTTCGGACGCAATCCCCAGCGCTTTTTCCTCGGAGGAACGGACAACTGGATCAACCGCACGTTTGAGAATGGACGCATCCCCATCAACAGTGAAGAAGATTTTGCCTTCCTCACCGCAGCCCTGCCCATGCGCGGTTACAACTACAATGCGCGCATCGTGACGCGGTATGGACTGGGAAATGCAGAACTGCGATTCCCGCTGGTGAAGTACTTCCTCGGTGGTGTGCTGCCGTATATCCTCCAGACTGTCAACGGCGCGATTTTCCTCGACGTTGGTGCAGCGGTCGATACCTTCGACAATTTCAAGGCCTTTGAACGCGATGCGAACGGCAACCTCATCAACGGAGACCTGCTGATCGGTACCGGCGTCGGAGCGCGCATGTGGTTCCTCGGTTTCCCGTTGAAATTCGATATCGCCTGGGCACATCATGGCGGTGGCTTCTCCAGTCCGAAATACTATTTCTCCCTCGGTGCGGATTTCTGA
- the folE gene encoding GTP cyclohydrolase I FolE produces MNTNGLNGHTNGNGRHANGNGTHVNGNGMHPNGNGTLGKSNGAHILAEYADMQDVDLQGDYHAASSVDTPLRDDAFVLSDDEKMQIIERNMTEILHTLGLDLTDDSLSGTPHRVAKMYVKEIFQGLKEENRPEAKVFKNSFQYGEMLVEKDISLHTTCEHHLLPIVGRAHVAYVSTGTVIGLSKINRIVDYYARRPQVQERLTRQVAEELKRVLNTEDVAVVIDAKHFCVAARGIQDTHSSTVTSEFSGTFRDAETRQEFLQYVRMNSAQ; encoded by the coding sequence ATGAATACAAACGGATTGAACGGACATACGAACGGGAATGGCAGGCATGCGAATGGCAATGGCACGCATGTGAACGGGAATGGGATGCACCCGAATGGCAATGGCACACTCGGGAAAAGCAATGGGGCCCATATACTTGCTGAGTACGCCGACATGCAGGATGTGGATTTACAGGGCGATTATCACGCCGCCTCCTCAGTTGACACGCCCCTGCGCGATGATGCTTTCGTTCTCAGTGACGACGAGAAAATGCAGATCATTGAGCGCAATATGACAGAAATCCTTCACACTCTCGGACTTGATCTGACCGACGACAGTCTGAGCGGTACGCCGCATCGCGTGGCGAAAATGTACGTCAAGGAAATTTTCCAGGGATTGAAAGAAGAGAATCGTCCCGAGGCGAAGGTATTCAAAAACAGTTTTCAGTACGGTGAAATGCTGGTGGAAAAAGATATCAGCCTGCATACGACCTGCGAACACCACCTGCTCCCCATTGTCGGACGCGCGCATGTTGCTTACGTCTCCACCGGAACGGTTATCGGACTCTCGAAGATCAACCGCATTGTCGATTATTACGCACGCCGTCCCCAGGTGCAGGAACGCCTCACAAGGCAGGTCGCCGAGGAACTCAAACGTGTGCTTAATACCGAGGATGTTGCTGTGGTGATTGATGCGAAACATTTCTGCGTCGCCGCGCGCGGCATACAGGACACGCACAGCAGCACGGTGACATCAGAATTCAGCGGCACATTCCGGGATGCCGAGACACGCCAGGAATTTCTGCAGTACGTGCGCATGAACTCCGCCCAGTGA
- a CDS encoding amidohydrolase produces MKRFIIVLAIGLFMTACSSPDCDTLFHNAEVHTMDDQLSTTGAFVVRDGRIAATGSYEELSGKWHPRREVDLAGAQVFPGFIDAHAHLYGLGEEEVTVQLLGTGSVAEIQSLLRDQLRNYTEGDWIRGRGWDQNDWEKQEFPSMRDLDAVTTAHPVFLSRVDGHAGWVNSAALERCNITRDTPDPEGGRILRDVNGNPTGILLDNAMELVRSHIPPPDMEQRRSAYAAAIRRCLATGMTGMHDMGLDGEDIEALRGLIEDDAFPFHMVGYVDGRGDTWESNLKRGRQSIGAQQLTIAGLKLYADGALGSRGAWLLEPYRDDAGNRGIPIIDRDTIAYESTRAIRAGMQVCVHAIGDAAVRTVLDAYAMALEEAGEARYPLRVEHAQVISPADIPRFAALGVLPSMQPTHCTSDMYWAEARLGAARIAGAYAWQSLIRSGTIVPGGSDFPVERPDPLAGMYAAAFRMDAEGRPSTPQDITAAFTTDGSDENSTQRWENGWYAAERMTREQAVRAFTTWAAEAAGLGDDLGSLEPGKWADFVVLSANILEIPRENFLSTRVLSTWVRGTEVYSAK; encoded by the coding sequence ATGAAACGCTTCATCATTGTACTTGCGATCGGACTATTCATGACTGCCTGCTCTTCTCCTGACTGTGATACCCTGTTCCATAATGCCGAAGTCCACACGATGGACGACCAGCTCAGCACCACCGGGGCTTTCGTAGTGCGTGACGGACGCATCGCCGCCACCGGCTCATATGAGGAATTGAGCGGGAAATGGCATCCACGCAGGGAGGTTGACCTCGCTGGTGCACAGGTATTCCCGGGCTTCATCGATGCGCATGCGCATCTTTACGGACTCGGGGAGGAGGAAGTAACTGTGCAGTTGCTCGGCACCGGCAGCGTCGCTGAAATACAATCGCTCTTACGGGATCAGCTCCGGAATTACACCGAAGGCGACTGGATTCGCGGCAGAGGATGGGATCAAAATGACTGGGAAAAGCAGGAATTCCCTTCGATGCGGGATCTGGATGCGGTTACCACCGCGCACCCGGTCTTCCTCAGCCGCGTTGACGGCCATGCCGGCTGGGTCAATTCGGCTGCACTTGAGCGCTGCAATATTACGCGGGACACGCCCGACCCGGAAGGAGGACGCATACTGCGCGATGTGAACGGCAATCCAACGGGAATCCTCCTCGACAATGCAATGGAACTCGTACGCAGCCATATCCCTCCCCCGGATATGGAGCAGCGACGCAGCGCCTATGCGGCAGCCATACGCCGCTGTCTCGCGACGGGCATGACGGGCATGCACGATATGGGACTCGACGGCGAGGATATCGAGGCGTTGCGCGGATTGATTGAAGATGACGCTTTCCCGTTTCATATGGTGGGGTACGTCGACGGACGCGGGGATACATGGGAGTCGAACCTTAAGCGGGGACGTCAAAGTATTGGTGCGCAACAACTTACCATTGCAGGCCTCAAGCTGTACGCTGATGGTGCACTCGGCTCACGGGGGGCGTGGCTGCTGGAACCGTATCGTGATGATGCAGGCAATCGTGGCATCCCCATCATAGACCGAGACACCATTGCTTACGAGTCCACGCGTGCAATTCGGGCCGGGATGCAGGTCTGCGTGCACGCCATCGGCGATGCCGCGGTGCGCACCGTGCTCGACGCTTATGCCATGGCACTGGAAGAGGCTGGCGAGGCCCGTTATCCCCTGCGGGTGGAACATGCCCAGGTCATTTCGCCGGCCGATATTCCGCGCTTTGCGGCGCTCGGGGTTCTGCCTTCGATGCAGCCGACGCATTGCACCAGCGACATGTACTGGGCCGAGGCGCGTCTCGGTGCGGCTCGCATCGCGGGCGCGTATGCATGGCAATCCCTCATCCGCAGCGGAACCATCGTACCCGGCGGCAGTGATTTCCCGGTGGAACGCCCGGATCCACTCGCCGGTATGTATGCCGCGGCATTCCGTATGGATGCGGAAGGACGTCCTTCCACACCACAGGATATCACCGCTGCGTTCACCACAGACGGAAGCGATGAAAACAGCACACAGAGGTGGGAAAACGGTTGGTATGCCGCCGAACGCATGACGCGCGAACAGGCAGTGCGGGCGTTCACCACCTGGGCGGCAGAAGCGGCGGGACTCGGTGACGACCTCGGGTCGCTCGAACCCGGGAAATGGGCGGATTTCGTTGTGCTGTCCGCAAATATCCTTGAAATTCCGCGCGAGAATTTCCTTTCGACCCGCGTCCTTTCCACCTGGGTACGGGGCACCGAAGTGTACAGTGCGAAATAA
- a CDS encoding aspartate-semialdehyde dehydrogenase, translating to MIDYVIAVVGATGLVGRTMLQVLEEHSFPVRELRPLASERSAGSVIQFRGRDIPVHPVSADAFDGVDIALFSAGGAASREWAPVAVERGAVVIDNSSAWRMHADVPLIVPEVNPSALPDTRARIIANPNCSTIQMVVALKPLHDAYTLQRVIVSTYQAVSGAGSKGLRQLEQERLGNSSVENTFPHAIDGNALPQIAAFADDGFTLEEHKMIDETRKILALPQLAVSPTCVRVPVADSHSEAVSAEFARDFSIDEVRSLLGAFPGVIVQDDPDAAEYPLAAAARGRDEVFVGRLRRDPGVDRGLMMWVVSDNLRKGAATNAVQIAELWRKMKEETR from the coding sequence ATGATTGATTATGTGATTGCTGTCGTGGGGGCGACAGGGCTCGTGGGACGCACGATGCTGCAGGTCCTCGAGGAACACAGTTTCCCGGTACGCGAACTGCGTCCCCTGGCCTCGGAGCGCAGCGCAGGATCCGTCATCCAGTTTCGCGGTCGTGATATCCCCGTGCACCCTGTCAGCGCAGATGCGTTCGATGGTGTCGATATCGCCCTGTTCTCCGCCGGTGGCGCAGCAAGCCGCGAATGGGCGCCTGTCGCTGTTGAGCGAGGTGCTGTTGTCATCGACAACAGCAGCGCCTGGCGTATGCACGCGGACGTTCCGCTTATCGTACCCGAGGTCAATCCTTCCGCGCTTCCCGATACCCGGGCGCGTATCATCGCGAATCCCAACTGCTCGACGATACAGATGGTCGTTGCGCTCAAGCCGCTGCACGATGCCTACACACTTCAGCGGGTGATTGTTTCGACGTATCAGGCGGTGAGCGGTGCAGGCTCGAAGGGACTCCGTCAGCTCGAACAGGAACGCCTGGGAAACAGCAGCGTGGAAAATACTTTTCCGCATGCCATCGACGGCAACGCGCTTCCGCAGATCGCAGCCTTTGCTGACGACGGCTTCACGCTGGAAGAACACAAAATGATTGATGAGACGCGAAAAATCCTTGCCCTGCCACAACTGGCGGTTTCCCCGACCTGTGTGCGCGTGCCGGTGGCGGACAGTCACAGTGAAGCAGTCAGTGCTGAGTTTGCGCGCGATTTCAGTATCGATGAGGTTCGGTCCCTCCTCGGAGCGTTTCCAGGTGTGATCGTGCAGGATGATCCTGACGCTGCGGAATATCCGCTTGCCGCTGCGGCAAGGGGACGGGACGAAGTGTTTGTCGGCCGGCTGCGAAGGGACCCAGGAGTCGACAGGGGACTGATGATGTGGGTGGTGTCTGACAACCTGCGCAAGGGTGCGGCGACAAATGCCGTACAGATTGCCGAGCTGTGGCGTAAAATGAAAGAGGAGACGCGCTGA
- a CDS encoding TonB-dependent receptor has translation MVLLLTGGSLLAQQAGLRGIVLDAESGASIENAYLFIYPQSDPGAAREQTTQEEGSFFFEKLKPGPYSLRINRAGYHEQSMNVDVPAHEERDMIIYLRERNYRTEPVVVTGTHMHSRVEDPSEVATVLRGKDLDRELGLTLAATLKNETGIAMRAMGPAPARPVIRGLGGDRVLITEDGNKTTDLSATSPDHAVTIEPFAAERIEVLRGPRVLTQSPVTLGGVVNVIRHDIAMDRHEHVLGSVGVYGESANRGYLASAHASVPLASFILRGDVSRREAGDLDTPEGRLHNSSAASTDMGFGGSYIDGGSYGGASYRGYDLAYGVPGGFVGAHPNGVDIELERRQINARASYAVDGSFLHDVSVQASRAYYRHKEFEASGLIGSEFRIVNYPGRIWMTHHSVGPIDEGNIGLNYEYRDFSVGGFVFTSPSTSMNLAPYLFERWTMGPVEMEAAVRYNYDRITPLHDDPNARIGHIREREFHTWSASATALIDVTDIVHVGMNVSRSSRVPTIEELFSEGPHLAAYSYEVGNPNLPEEHGIGTELFLYHRWDALYFNINLFRNALQSFITPRNTGEINYATFLPVYATSSVEALLYGAEAQIGWHILPELQVDASVSYTHGSFAETGDPLPQIPPVKGRVGVTWKRETLQLGMHSTFAGRQSRVDAFEEETAGYAILGGFAQYSFSTGAQVHNLSLSAENVLDQVYRNHLSRVKAVLPEAGVNLRLTYKLHFELH, from the coding sequence ATGGTGCTTCTTTTGACCGGCGGATCGCTGTTGGCGCAGCAGGCAGGACTCCGTGGTATCGTACTGGACGCGGAAAGTGGAGCATCGATTGAAAATGCATACCTGTTCATTTACCCGCAGTCCGATCCTGGCGCAGCACGTGAACAGACGACGCAGGAAGAGGGGAGTTTCTTTTTTGAAAAGCTGAAGCCGGGGCCGTATTCCCTTCGCATCAATCGGGCCGGGTATCACGAACAGAGTATGAATGTCGACGTTCCTGCCCACGAAGAACGGGACATGATCATCTATCTCCGCGAGCGCAATTACCGAACCGAACCCGTGGTCGTCACCGGCACGCACATGCACTCCCGCGTGGAAGATCCATCCGAAGTCGCCACGGTGTTGCGCGGAAAAGACCTCGACAGGGAGCTCGGTCTGACACTTGCCGCCACGTTGAAGAATGAAACGGGCATCGCCATGCGCGCCATGGGACCCGCGCCGGCGCGCCCCGTGATACGTGGACTCGGGGGCGATCGCGTCCTCATCACCGAGGACGGGAACAAGACCACAGACCTTTCTGCAACCTCCCCCGATCATGCGGTGACCATTGAACCGTTCGCTGCCGAGCGCATCGAAGTTCTGCGCGGTCCCCGCGTGCTCACGCAGTCTCCGGTCACACTCGGCGGAGTCGTCAACGTCATCCGGCATGACATTGCAATGGACAGGCATGAGCACGTGCTCGGCTCCGTCGGTGTATACGGTGAGTCCGCCAACCGCGGATACCTGGCGTCCGCGCATGCCAGCGTCCCGCTCGCGTCCTTTATTTTACGTGGCGACGTAAGCCGACGTGAGGCAGGAGATCTCGATACGCCTGAAGGACGACTGCACAATTCCTCCGCTGCTTCAACCGACATGGGATTTGGTGGCAGTTACATTGACGGGGGCAGCTACGGCGGCGCCTCATATCGAGGCTACGACCTTGCGTATGGCGTTCCGGGAGGTTTCGTGGGTGCGCATCCGAATGGAGTGGATATCGAACTGGAGCGCCGCCAGATCAATGCGCGCGCTTCCTACGCGGTCGACGGAAGCTTTCTTCACGATGTATCGGTGCAGGCAAGCCGCGCGTATTACCGGCACAAGGAGTTTGAAGCCAGTGGACTCATCGGATCGGAATTTCGCATCGTCAATTATCCGGGACGCATATGGATGACGCATCACAGTGTCGGACCGATTGACGAGGGAAATATCGGTCTCAATTATGAGTACCGCGACTTCAGCGTGGGCGGCTTCGTATTTACCTCACCAAGTACGTCCATGAATCTAGCACCGTATCTTTTTGAGCGATGGACGATGGGCCCCGTGGAGATGGAAGCTGCCGTCCGCTACAACTACGACCGCATTACTCCTCTGCATGATGACCCGAACGCGCGTATCGGGCACATCCGTGAGCGCGAATTTCATACCTGGTCCGCCTCCGCCACCGCGCTGATCGATGTGACCGACATCGTGCATGTGGGAATGAACGTCAGCCGCAGCAGCAGGGTACCGACTATTGAGGAGCTGTTTTCGGAAGGACCACATCTCGCGGCCTACTCCTATGAGGTGGGCAACCCCAACCTTCCCGAAGAACACGGTATCGGGACGGAGCTTTTTCTCTATCACCGTTGGGATGCCCTGTATTTCAATATAAACCTGTTCCGTAATGCCCTGCAGTCTTTCATCACACCACGCAATACGGGTGAGATCAACTACGCGACATTTCTGCCGGTATACGCGACCAGCAGTGTGGAGGCCCTGCTGTACGGGGCTGAGGCACAGATCGGCTGGCATATCCTGCCAGAGCTGCAGGTTGATGCCTCCGTGAGCTACACACACGGTTCCTTCGCGGAAACCGGGGATCCGCTGCCACAGATTCCCCCGGTCAAAGGACGAGTAGGAGTGACATGGAAACGGGAAACTCTGCAGCTCGGCATGCACAGCACGTTTGCGGGACGGCAGTCCCGTGTGGATGCATTCGAAGAGGAGACGGCGGGATATGCTATTCTGGGTGGGTTCGCGCAGTATTCGTTCAGCACAGGAGCACAGGTACACAACCTCTCACTTTCCGCGGAGAATGTGCTCGACCAGGTGTACCGGAATCATCTTTCCCGCGTCAAGGCCGTCCTTCCTGAGGCAGGTGTCAATCTCAGGTTGACATACAAGCTGCATTTCGAATTGCACTGA
- a CDS encoding BamA/TamA family outer membrane protein produces the protein MKHFVPIPSLLLLFLLLAVATPALAQVDPAAEDSLRAVQEVQLKQKKLTQELDGLNAELERIESQPESAERDERIATLEQQISNIENRLEALERSIDDTSDDSWDEDEWEDDGSWEDDSSWEDDSSWDEEDSEWSWWKDDEDGDEFDLEDTFFKKYPGDFPWMFPMMSRLHESFLRYNRVEGLYLGLAQPKRLYWHSKPWLVSTASLGYGFANHTWRYSLGMYFPIYLDDQIIEIGGKGYSLTDSKDQWAFDRDENTATALIAREDYLDYFERRGFTVSAAWYYRNEAGINVRASAGYVHDTYGNMNRETNWSIFGGDKQFRYNPAINDGNVNSMVFSAGFNTLASLDDRGHGWDAQLQYEMAGGFAAGDFEFSQITASVRRYQPLGEHLNLNLRARAGVSDGMVPQQRAFELGGPGTLPGYRFKEFAGSHVMLLSAEFIVRSSIVGNARGWAKNILKNTNIIFFGNAGSTNNASPLLGELTDVTRGAYDVNMTDDFVLNNWKSDIGVALGSASGDFRIGASWRLDRDESPNFVLRFTRPF, from the coding sequence ATGAAACATTTTGTACCGATCCCTTCCCTGCTGCTGCTCTTCCTGCTGCTTGCCGTGGCAACACCGGCGCTCGCGCAGGTGGATCCTGCGGCGGAAGACAGTCTGCGTGCAGTGCAGGAAGTTCAGCTCAAACAGAAGAAGCTGACCCAGGAACTCGACGGACTCAATGCAGAACTGGAACGCATCGAGTCACAGCCCGAGAGTGCGGAACGCGACGAACGCATCGCCACCCTCGAACAGCAGATCAGCAACATCGAGAACCGCCTCGAAGCACTCGAGCGCAGCATCGACGACACATCTGACGATAGCTGGGATGAGGATGAATGGGAAGATGACGGTTCCTGGGAGGATGACAGCTCCTGGGAAGACGACAGCTCATGGGATGAAGAAGACAGCGAATGGTCGTGGTGGAAAGACGATGAAGATGGTGACGAGTTTGATCTTGAGGACACCTTCTTCAAAAAATATCCCGGAGACTTCCCGTGGATGTTCCCCATGATGTCACGTCTTCATGAGAGCTTCCTCCGTTACAACAGGGTTGAGGGACTGTATCTCGGACTCGCGCAGCCCAAGCGCCTGTACTGGCACAGCAAACCCTGGCTCGTGAGCACGGCTTCCCTCGGCTACGGATTCGCCAATCATACCTGGCGCTACAGCCTCGGGATGTATTTCCCCATCTATCTTGACGATCAGATCATCGAGATCGGCGGAAAGGGATACAGCCTGACGGACTCGAAAGACCAGTGGGCGTTCGACCGTGATGAAAATACGGCGACGGCATTGATCGCACGCGAGGATTATCTCGATTACTTCGAGCGCAGAGGCTTCACGGTTTCCGCTGCATGGTACTACCGCAATGAAGCGGGCATCAATGTGCGCGCAAGTGCGGGGTATGTGCATGATACCTACGGGAACATGAACCGGGAGACCAACTGGTCGATCTTCGGAGGAGACAAGCAGTTTCGTTACAACCCGGCCATCAACGATGGCAACGTCAACAGCATGGTGTTTTCCGCAGGCTTCAATACACTTGCCAGCCTTGACGATCGCGGACACGGCTGGGATGCACAGCTACAGTACGAGATGGCGGGCGGATTCGCCGCCGGTGATTTCGAGTTTTCGCAGATCACGGCTTCCGTGCGCCGTTATCAGCCCCTCGGTGAGCATCTGAATCTCAACCTGCGCGCCCGTGCAGGAGTGAGCGACGGCATGGTACCGCAGCAGCGCGCCTTCGAACTCGGCGGACCCGGTACACTCCCGGGTTATCGCTTCAAGGAGTTCGCCGGCAGTCATGTCATGCTCCTCAGTGCGGAGTTCATCGTCCGCAGCAGCATCGTGGGCAACGCCCGCGGCTGGGCAAAGAACATTCTGAAGAACACCAATATTATTTTCTTCGGTAATGCCGGTTCAACGAACAATGCCTCCCCGCTGCTCGGCGAGCTCACGGACGTAACACGCGGAGCGTACGACGTCAACATGACTGACGACTTCGTGCTCAACAACTGGAAATCCGATATCGGCGTTGCCCTTGGAAGCGCCTCCGGCGATTTTCGCATCGGTGCTTCCTGGCGGCTCGACAGGGACGAATCGCCCAACTTCGTCCTGCGCTTCACGCGTCCGTTCTGA